The proteins below come from a single Microtus ochrogaster isolate Prairie Vole_2 chromosome 22, MicOch1.0, whole genome shotgun sequence genomic window:
- the LOC101995458 gene encoding LOW QUALITY PROTEIN: mas-related G-protein coupled receptor member B4-like (The sequence of the model RefSeq protein was modified relative to this genomic sequence to represent the inferred CDS: inserted 2 bases in 1 codon): MIMKSITQVRRDNVGEFLNMGSATPATNWTNNTAVNESVYNQYLNCSTYGTMFYTLNILTVIVSLVGLVGNAIVLFLLGFCMHRNTFSVYILNLAGADFLFLCFETLYSLEKHFDVHGIYIDIPNSLNILLNFAYLAGLSMLTAISAERCXSVVCPIWYRCRRPRHTSTVMCTLLWALSLLLSLLEGKACGWLYSFDYGWCMKLDFITFVWLIVLIVVLLGSTLTLLFRIFCDSRRIPVTRLYVTIAFTVLVFLLFGLSYGIYWFFLFWTGVVFICNVFEMSSFLSCVNSCANPIIYFLVGSIRHHRLQQQTLKMHLQRAIQDTPEEEVGVRGSSGEPEEQETVLCSS, encoded by the exons ATGATCATGAAGAGCATAACCCAGGTACGGAG ggACAATGTTGGAGAATTTCTAAACATGGGTTCAGCCACCCCAGCTACCAACTGGACTAACAACACAGCAGTGAATGAAAGTGTCTACAATCAATATTTAAACTGTTCTACGTATGGTACAATGTTCTACACACTGAATATTCTTACTGTCATCGTTTCCCTGGTCGGGCTGGTTGGAAATGCCATAGTGCTTTTCCTTCTTGGCTTCTGCATGCACAGGAATACCTTCTCTGTCTACATCCTCAACCTTGCCGGGgctgacttcctcttcctctgctttgaGACTTTATATTCCCTGGAGAAGCATTTTGATGTCCATGGCATCTACATTGATATACCCAACTCTTTGAATATTTTGCTCAATTTTGCTTACCTTGCAGGTCTGAGCATGCTCACTGCCATTAGTGCTGAGCGTTG CTCTGTTGTGTGTCCCATCTGGTATCGTTGCAGACGCCCAAGACATACATCAACTGTCATGTGCACTCTGCTCTGGGCCTTGTCCCTGCTGTTGAGCCTCCTGGAAGGGAAGgcatgtggctggctttatagtTTTGATTATGGTTGGTGTATGAAACTAGATTTCATCACTTTTGTCTGGTTAATTGTGTTAATTGTAGTCCTCTTAGGGTCaaccctgactctgctcttcagAATTTTCTGTGACTCAAGACGGATACCAGTGACCAGGCTGTATGTAACCattgccttcacagtgctggTCTTCCTACTCTTTGGCTTGTCCTATGGGATTTActggtttttcttattttggaCTGGGGTAGTTTTCATCTGCAATGTTTTTGAAATGTCATCATTTTTATCCTGTGTTAACAGCTGTGCCAATCCCATCATTTACTTCCTTGTTGGCTCCATTAGGCATCACAGGTTACAACAGCAGACTCTGAAGATGCATCTGCAGAGAGCCATTCAGGACACTCCTGAGGAGGAAGTTGGAGTGAGGGGCTCTTCAGGAGAGCCTGAAGAGCAGGAGACAGTCTTGTGCAGCAGTTGA